A genome region from Clostridium pasteurianum includes the following:
- a CDS encoding hydroxyacid dehydrogenase, with amino-acid sequence MGYKVLITEDIEQEGKDYLKKAGYEIKLADSIDEDNLVREVNDYDAILTRVAIISERVLKAAKKLKVIGKFGVGVDTIDVEAATRLGIQVTNSAEANKNTVAEYTMGLVLALAKNLILYDSELRDGNFGIRTTFGMDVQDKVLGIVGAGAIGKLVAKKASLGFGMKVIEYRRHIEKLKSEKNAQVTNDLDYLLKNSDFVSLHVPLTQNTRHMIGKRELSLMKKSAFLINTARGEVVDDDALVHALSNGEIKGAAVDVYAGEVPAKDNPLFKLKNVIVSPHTAAHTREAMVRMSICPAIGIDEVLRGKKPSWPVNHIV; translated from the coding sequence ATGGGGTATAAAGTGTTAATTACGGAAGACATAGAGCAGGAAGGCAAGGATTATCTTAAAAAGGCTGGTTATGAAATAAAATTAGCAGACAGCATAGATGAAGATAATCTTGTACGTGAAGTAAATGATTATGATGCTATATTAACCCGCGTTGCTATTATAAGTGAGAGAGTTTTGAAGGCGGCAAAAAAACTAAAGGTTATAGGAAAGTTCGGGGTTGGAGTAGATACAATAGATGTTGAAGCGGCAACTAGGCTTGGTATACAGGTTACTAATTCAGCTGAAGCTAACAAAAATACTGTGGCTGAGTATACTATGGGACTTGTACTTGCCCTTGCTAAAAATCTTATTCTATATGATAGTGAACTTAGAGATGGCAATTTTGGTATAAGGACTACCTTTGGAATGGATGTTCAGGATAAAGTTCTAGGAATAGTTGGAGCAGGGGCTATAGGAAAGCTCGTGGCAAAAAAGGCTTCTCTTGGTTTTGGTATGAAGGTTATAGAATATAGAAGGCATATTGAAAAATTAAAGTCAGAAAAAAATGCCCAAGTAACAAATGATTTGGATTATCTTTTGAAAAATTCGGATTTTGTGAGCTTACATGTTCCTCTTACCCAAAATACTAGGCATATGATAGGAAAACGAGAATTATCTTTAATGAAAAAAAGTGCATTTCTCATAAATACAGCTCGTGGGGAAGTTGTAGATGATGATGCTCTTGTTCATGCTCTTTCAAATGGTGAGATAAAAGGAGCAGCTGTGGATGTTTATGCAGGAGAAGTGCCAGCTAAGGATAATCCATTGTTTAAACTTAAAAATGTAATTGTATCACCTCATACTGCAGCACATACTAGAGAGGCAATGGTTAGAATGTCCATTTGCCCAGCTATCGGTATAGATGAAGTTTTAAGAGGTAAAAAGCCATCTTGGCCTGTAAATCATATAGTATAA
- a CDS encoding chromate transporter encodes MINKNEANNVEVINNTPDTFTLAKLFLTWLQIGVTSFGGGATTQYLIQEKFIYKHKWITAEEYSNIMGIGQMAPGINIISYTILIGKKLDNWIGILVSLIGLILPSATITVALTAMYTCISKSARVHSIIHTIFPAVFGITLATNWRNIKPIVKKNYKQSYLAFGVTLAILIGIAALYILLNPSVIVLYILGGLCCAITYWYISKKKDDDR; translated from the coding sequence ATGATTAATAAAAATGAAGCTAATAACGTTGAAGTAATTAATAATACCCCAGATACCTTTACACTTGCTAAACTATTTCTTACATGGCTACAAATTGGTGTTACATCCTTTGGTGGTGGAGCTACTACGCAATATCTTATTCAGGAAAAATTCATTTATAAACATAAGTGGATAACAGCTGAAGAGTACTCTAACATAATGGGAATAGGTCAAATGGCACCGGGTATAAACATCATTTCATATACAATACTTATAGGCAAAAAGTTAGATAATTGGATAGGAATATTGGTATCTTTAATCGGTCTTATTTTACCTAGTGCAACAATTACAGTTGCGCTAACTGCTATGTATACTTGCATTAGTAAATCTGCAAGGGTGCATTCTATAATTCATACAATATTTCCCGCTGTCTTTGGTATTACTTTGGCTACTAACTGGAGAAATATAAAACCCATTGTCAAAAAAAATTATAAACAAAGTTACCTTGCTTTTGGTGTGACACTTGCAATATTAATAGGCATTGCTGCTCTTTATATACTTTTAAATCCATCTGTAATTGTTTTATACATTTTAGGCGGTTTATGCTGTGCTATCACTTACTGGTATATTTCTAAAAAAAAGGATGATGATAGATGA
- a CDS encoding chromate transporter, whose amino-acid sequence MNWIVFFLDLLKSILFSSGGYGPLPSIHSDFISQGLASQKQFTDSLAIGQVTPGPNGFWIISLCYLVGGLKGALLACIALIIPPLLILIVQHFYTRIAGYAAVQGLLDGLVLVVSSFSVIVVFQLFVSNGIDIEMVAIAIISTVLAVSRRVSANVILLAAAIIGLVFVK is encoded by the coding sequence ATGAACTGGATTGTATTTTTTCTAGATTTACTTAAGTCAATTTTGTTTTCATCAGGAGGATATGGGCCTTTACCTAGTATACACTCTGATTTCATATCTCAAGGATTGGCAAGCCAAAAACAGTTCACTGATTCTTTGGCAATTGGACAAGTTACCCCTGGACCTAATGGATTCTGGATTATAAGTTTATGTTATTTGGTTGGCGGACTAAAAGGAGCGCTACTAGCATGTATTGCATTAATTATACCACCCCTATTAATCTTAATCGTACAGCATTTTTATACCCGTATTGCTGGTTATGCTGCCGTACAAGGTTTACTGGATGGTCTTGTGCTAGTTGTATCCAGTTTTAGCGTAATAGTTGTATTCCAATTGTTTGTAAGTAATGGCATTGATATAGAAATGGTGGCAATTGCAATTATAAGCACTGTGCTAGCAGTATCAAGACGTGTATCTGCAAATGTTATATTACTAGCCGCTGCAATAATAGGATTAGTATTTGTTAAATAA
- the htpG gene encoding molecular chaperone HtpG, whose translation MAVKQFKAESKRLLDLMINSIYTNKEIFLRELISNASDAIDKCYYRSLVDTNITFNKDDFYIRITPDKEKKTLTITDTGIGMSKEELENNLGTIAKSGSLAFKNENEAKDGVDIIGQFGVGFYSAFMVAEEVTVISRSIDSDEAYKWNSKGAEGYTIEKCEKDAPGTEIILKIKDNTDDEKYEDYLDEFRLRTLIKKYSDFIKYPIKMMVKKTRAKKDNDKETEEYFEDEVLNSMVPIWRKNKNELKQEDYDNFYMDKHFGYQKPLKTIHSNVEGVVSYTTLMFIPSNAPYDFYTKEFKKGLELYSNGVMIMEKCEDLLPDYFSFVQGLVDSPDLSLNISRELLQHDRQLKFIAKKIKEKIKNELLLMQKNDRENYDKFFNSFGRQLKYGVYSDFGSNKEVLQDLLMFYSSTEKKLVTLDEYVSRMKEDQKYIYYAAGDSIDKLEKLPQTEVVKDKGYEMLYFTDDVDEFAIKMLMKYKEKEFKSVSSKDLGFEADEKESKKETEENKDLFNFMKDALDGKVKEVRASNRLKTHPVCLSNEGDLSIEMEKVLQAMPNGQGAKAEKILEVNTNHEMFKAIKNAYADDKDKLKKYANLLYNEALLIEGLPIEDPVQFANDVASLMK comes from the coding sequence ATGGCTGTAAAACAGTTTAAGGCTGAGTCTAAAAGACTTTTAGATTTAATGATCAACTCAATATATACAAATAAAGAGATTTTTTTAAGAGAACTCATATCAAATGCAAGTGATGCTATTGATAAGTGTTATTATCGTTCGCTCGTTGATACAAATATTACCTTCAATAAAGATGATTTTTATATTAGAATCACACCTGATAAGGAGAAAAAAACTCTTACAATAACTGATACTGGAATAGGAATGTCAAAGGAAGAACTTGAAAATAATTTAGGAACTATTGCTAAAAGCGGTTCTTTGGCTTTCAAAAATGAAAATGAAGCAAAAGATGGAGTAGATATTATAGGACAATTTGGAGTTGGATTTTATTCTGCTTTCATGGTAGCAGAAGAAGTTACTGTAATAAGTCGTTCAATCGATTCTGATGAAGCATATAAGTGGAATTCAAAGGGAGCAGAAGGATACACTATTGAAAAATGTGAAAAGGATGCACCTGGAACTGAAATTATATTAAAAATCAAAGATAATACTGATGATGAGAAATATGAAGATTATTTGGATGAATTTAGATTAAGAACACTTATTAAAAAGTATTCTGATTTTATAAAGTATCCAATTAAAATGATGGTTAAGAAGACAAGGGCTAAGAAAGATAATGACAAGGAAACTGAAGAATATTTTGAAGATGAAGTTTTAAATAGTATGGTTCCAATATGGAGAAAAAATAAGAATGAATTAAAACAGGAAGATTATGATAATTTCTACATGGATAAACATTTTGGATATCAAAAACCGCTTAAAACAATTCATTCAAACGTAGAAGGGGTAGTAAGTTATACAACTTTAATGTTTATTCCTTCAAATGCACCTTATGATTTTTATACAAAAGAATTCAAAAAGGGCTTAGAGCTTTATTCAAATGGTGTAATGATAATGGAGAAATGTGAAGATCTACTTCCTGATTACTTCAGTTTTGTACAGGGATTAGTTGATTCACCAGATTTATCTTTGAACATATCAAGAGAACTTTTGCAGCATGATAGACAGCTTAAGTTTATTGCAAAGAAGATTAAAGAGAAGATTAAAAATGAACTTTTATTAATGCAGAAAAATGATCGTGAAAATTATGATAAGTTCTTTAATAGCTTTGGAAGACAATTAAAATATGGAGTTTATTCTGATTTTGGAAGCAATAAAGAAGTTCTTCAGGATTTACTTATGTTCTACTCATCAACAGAAAAGAAACTTGTAACTCTTGATGAATATGTTTCACGTATGAAGGAAGATCAGAAGTATATATACTATGCAGCAGGTGACAGTATTGATAAGCTTGAGAAACTTCCTCAAACTGAAGTTGTTAAAGATAAGGGCTATGAAATGTTGTATTTCACAGATGATGTAGATGAATTTGCAATTAAGATGCTTATGAAATATAAAGAGAAGGAATTTAAATCTGTTTCAAGTAAGGATTTAGGCTTTGAGGCTGACGAAAAAGAAAGCAAGAAAGAAACAGAAGAGAATAAAGATTTATTTAATTTCATGAAAGATGCATTAGATGGCAAAGTTAAAGAAGTTAGAGCATCAAATAGATTAAAGACACATCCTGTTTGTCTTTCAAATGAGGGAGATTTGTCTATTGAAATGGAAAAAGTACTTCAAGCAATGCCTAATGGTCAAGGTGCTAAGGCTGAAAAGATACTTGAAGTTAACACAAACCATGAGATGTTTAAGGCTATTAAGAATGCATATGCAGATGATAAGGATAAATTAAAGAAATATGCAAATCTTTTGTATAATGAGGCTCTTTTAATTGAAGGACTTCCAATAGAAGATCCTGTACAGTTTGCAAATGATGTAGCAAGCCTAATGAAATAA